Part of the Capsicum annuum cultivar UCD-10X-F1 chromosome 12, UCD10Xv1.1, whole genome shotgun sequence genome is shown below.
GAAATAAAGGCTCACCTCTGGTatcttgtgtgataaaaaggtacctcctaaacttaaaggcaagttctacagagtggtggttagatTGGCTTTGTTGTATGGGGCAGAGTATTGGCCTATTAATAAGGCCCACATTCAGAAGATGAAGGTGGTGGAGATGAGAATGCTTCGACAGATGTGTGGGTGTACTAGAAAATATAGGATTAGAAATAAGGTTATTCAAGATAAGGTGAGAGTCTCTTTggtggaagccaagatgagggaagcaagGTTTAGATGGTTCGGTCATGTGATGCGGAGAAGCATGGACACCTCAGTGCAGAGGCGTGAGAGGTTGTCTAGGGATGGTTTCAAGTGAGGTAGACCAATGAAATATTAGAGaaaagtgattagacatgacaaaAGCAACTTCAgcttatcgaggacatgacccttgataggaagttgtggaggaggcgaattagagtagaaggttagtctgagttaggatgttgtatgttttggtgtaTACTTAAAGTATCTTGCTTTAGGTATTATTGAGTATGTTAATTTCTAGTATATCttcttattttattactattccttatcttatcttagattactttattttgagttgggggtctatgaaaaacaacctttctatctcacgttgaggtagtggtatggactgtgtacacttatCCTCTCTAGATCCcattggtgggaatatactgggtatgttgttatttttgttagtcATTTCGGACTaggggtttggcttgcctactggtggattatagtaggcgccatcatgtcCTGAGAAATTGTGTCATGAAATTTAGTGCAGAGTTAACCATTGAATCAACCTTATGTTCATCCATAACAACTCTATATTTAGATATAACATGACCTAGGTAATAAATTTGCTTAATTCCAAAAGTACACTTACTTTAATTCACATACAAAACGTGATCTCTTAGCACCTTGAAGGCTGTTTCTAGATGTGCTAAATGATCTAACCAACTGGGGCTATAAATGAGGATGTCACTAAAGAACACTTTATAAATTTTTTGAGATATGAGTGGAAAATCCTATTATTGAGACTTTGAAAAGTGGAGGGGGCATTAGTGAGGCCAAAggcatgaccaagaactcaaagtggcCATGAGGAATTTTGAAGCTATTTTAGGGACATTAGCTTGTGTATATTGATTTGGTGGTACCCTGACCTAGGATCCAACTTAGAAAAATACTTAGCTCCATGTAATTCATCCATCAGCCCCTCAAGCACAGGGATTGGAAACTTATCCTTTACAATGTTGTTATTTAACTCTTTATAATCCACACACTTCCTTCATGATCCATCCTTTTTCTTTACCACGAAAATTGGTGAAGAGAAAGTTCTAGTATTGTGCCTAATCACCCCTAACTCTAGCATCTCATCAACCATTTTTCTAATATCATCTTTCTATATTGTAGGGTATTTTTAAGGTCTGATGTTGATAGTATAAGTTCTTTATTGCAATATAATTTTGTTATCTTGTTCTCTAGTTGGAGGTAGCCCTTTTTAAACATCAAAAAGATCATTGTATTGGTATAAAAATAGGGGATAAATCTTCCTAATGACTACACTCATCAGTAGAATGTGCCATGGACAACAAACTACCACTACTTCCATCCTAATTGTGCTCATTAAGTATTCCTATAGATATTATGCATAATTTAACTGGCTTTGCTAGTAATTTGTCCACATTGTTTTATTGTATTATCTTTATAGTATCTGGTTGGATTTCTCTCAGTGACACCTTAAGACAGAAACAGTAAACTCCATCTTAAGTGtcctaaaatttcaaaataatcacCTAAAATGATTAATCATTGATGCCTAATACTATATTACACCCTCTAATAGGCAAAACCAACATATTGGAATTAAAAGCTACCCCTTTTATATTCCAATCCACTTTTTGCTAATAAATtgactttatatttttttgtcataAATAATTAACACAGTAAAAGAAGTGATAGGAGTTAGTGCACACCACAGTCTCTTGGCAGTGTTCAAATCTACGAAATTACGGGTGCTGCTAGTGTCTATCAGCACCTGTACAAACTTTCCCTTAATACTTACAGTGACTTTCATGGTCCTAAAGTCACTTACACCATTCATATCATAGACAGGCGTATGTGGCAAGATTGTTCCCTCTTATCAATTTTACAATTGCGCCCATTTATTGTTAAAAATTCAGAAGAATCTAGTACCATTTCATCCTTTATTCTGTgatttcttttccttcttctatCTCCATGGAGAACAACTATTTTCCCCTTACAAACATGACCGTAAGAGTATTTCTCATCAAAATTGAAACACAATTCCTTGCTCTTTCTTTCCTTCATCTTAGATGGTTTAGTAATTTTGCTCTTCACGAATTTGGTTTAAGGATGAAAGTGGTAGAAAGCGTGTTACTTTGGAATGAGTATTGTTTGGTTTCGTGTTTTGAAAGGTTCCATATGAAAAAAAGGGATAAACGGAGGTATATctagaatttattttagaaagagAAGTGGAGCTGGTAAGATATTGCATTTGTACTTTAAACGTCTATTCCTGAATTCTTGCCAAGCTTACATCCTTGGCCAAATACCTAGGAGCTAATATTTTCACTGGTAAGCCAATCTCTGGCTTTAATCCTCTCACAAAGTGACTAACCATATAATCTTCAGAAATTTCTACCCTAGTGAGtagtttatcaaaaatattaacaTAATCCTGCACAGAGTTTACTTGACGAAGATCTTTGAAATCTCCCACTGAGCCATTAAACAATTTTGTCGCAAATCTTACAAACAAGCATTGAGAATACTCACCCCATTTAGGCCATTCCCTTGTTAACCTATGCGTCATAAAATATTGATGCCACTGAAGTTACCTGCCATCCAATTTTTAAGAAGCAAGTGTTACCCTCAAAACTTTTATGGGGTTTCATACACATCTAAGAATTTATCGCAATTATAGATCCAATCCTTCAATCCTTGACAAGCAAACCTAagaatatctatttgaaaaatgtGATTATAACCCTAGAAATTTCCCATTCCATTATTAGCTCGACCCCCAAGCACCCCAGGGGCCTCATTTTCCCTAACATTGCCATAAGGATAGGGAGTTCCTAGTGGGTTTAAATTCCCTGAGAACGACCTTCTGATATCATCCATGGTTTCCATAACCTTTGCTTCAATGCGTGTTGAATTTCTGTGACAGAGTTCACAACTCCTTACATGGAATTCTTCAACACATCGCTTTTCTTCGTAATTTTTACATGCGAGTATTGTGATCACCCAAGCAAGTCAGAAAAAACCTGGATCTAATACCAATGATACAACCCATACCAAATTAGTAAGAGAAGCTTTCCCTAAAAGGAAAACTGCTTAATTGCCCTTGACAGCTAAGTCGGAGAAGAACATTGAGATTTTAAGAGAaagaaggaaaatgatttctGATGTTgattaataactaaataattacGATGGGGAAAGATGAATCTATATAAAGAAAAACCAACTCAGCTAATGAAGTAAATATGAAACATTCTAGAAGTTAGTTATGTAACTAACCCACTAACAACTCTAACAGATTTTCGAAACATGTGCAAGTCACGTGCCACTTAACTAACTACAGTACTATTCAACTAACTACAGTACACAGTTTAATGTCCAATGAAATGTGAAAGCTAAAATAGGAAATCATTGAACATCAGCGAAGAATCCTTCCAAAAGACTTGTAACAACGAgtggagaagaaagaaaaaagaaaaggtggAGGGTggtgttggtgtaatataccacaaattacaataatcattacagttgaaaatataaattgaacaaaaaataaagaaaacaagataatcttcttcttggctgaggcgcggatatctcgctctctttaaggagattcaagccaactgcggcataatctacaccgatccagcaGTAATCTTTTGACTtttcccctccaggatacaacaacccatcaatgatgtacaactcaaacaactccgaattagttgaagagtccaaagctccaccatagaaacaccttccttcaatatatatttactctctttatatagtgaatatagttaaaaacttagaatattttctttgcctcaactctttctttcactaataaaacaactctcttttgtatagtgaatatagttgtagacttagaatattttcttgtctcaacTCTCTAtttcactactacacactattatctttttcacacttatcatatttcCTTGTACATGCAATaacatgcaagaccacctctatttataggtgaggtatccatccttgtattgaataggaagaatGTGGTGTAGTAAAGTGGGTACATGAATGGTTGGATGTTACATGAGTTACACGCAtaattacatagtataatgggcAAATAAAGACTTAGTGGTTATAggagtttcaagaaactcatgacCACATTCTTCCACTAACAAATGTAAGtaataatactcataatacataatttatgcCCACTAACATATGcacttaatatattaatttaataataaaatgcatatacaCCAATAGGTGGGTtggttttttaattattttttttccttttaaaaatttattatttattttcttttataattttaatataaatatggtGTTCGCTTGCTCCTAAACTCATGTAGTCACATGCTATGTCCAACTCAATCACCTTAATGCCACATAAGCTCGATTAATGGTTAGAAAGTGATTtaaaatgttgagttttattgagtttaaAATTTCACTTGGCAAAAAGATGAGTAGGAAGATGTAGAATACAAACCCATACAAGTAAAATAGTCAGCAGACCATTTTGCCTAAATAATAAAAACTCGTAACTCAAATTCTTAAACTTTGTCTCCCATTTATATTGCCATCGGTATTTCCATTAGCTAGTGAGTTTCTAAAGCAAATGTGAACATGGTGACTAAATAGAAAGTAGAGTACTCTTTTTTCCTCTTCATTCTTCACTTTCGGTTCAACCAACTCAACTCAGAAACCAAAGGTCCTATACTCAATCATTTTATCCCCACATTGCCCAAGTCTCATTTTTTTCCAAACTTCCTTTTCCTTGTACTAATAGTTTAACTATATCTTGACTTACTTAAAAGGTAGTAGTTGGTTTTGACGTCATCTTATAGTAAGAGTTGCGTCTTTTTTCTGTTTTTGCTTCTAAAGAATGCAATTATGTTCCACTGAACTTCtgtattttctatcattttaacCTGACTTCACGGCTCAGGCTTTTCTATTATAGGTGCTAATACATAAGTTTTCGTCTACAACATAAATAGCAGTTATATTTTTGGTATGTTTGGTtgtcaagattcaagctttcttccatTTCACTCAGTACATAGCATAGGTGACTTAAAAGGATAAATTATGCAAAATGGAGCGGGATGAATACAATGATTCATATAGCTAAACCCAACTAATATCTGACCGAAAGAATAATCTCTTCTACAATATTTCATTTTTCTAATTTCCCACCTAGGTTCCCGCTTCAAGGGCCCATTAATTTGAGTTCGTGCCGAGGAGTTCCACTTTAAGGGTAAACTGCCCCTACTGAAAAAATAGATAAGTCCGAATCAACTTTTGAGGAATAAGTACCACACCATCACAATTGTTGGTAGGCCTACAATATCTTCATAACTTCACAAAAGCATTTTTACAcgttccaatttgatggattactTGGCCTTAAAGACttagcaaaaaaaagaaaaaaaaaaaaaggagcgTAACGACAACCTGAAATTGTCATTGAAAGAAATCTAACAATTGAATGATTGTATAGGAGGACAGGAGCCAAGTCAATGATTGTCTGATTCACCCAAAAGCCAGTGAATGGGAACCACTTTTTCTTTATAGTTGCTTCAAGTTTTGTAACTTGTCTCGTCTCTCCTATGGCAACTCTGTCAAGTTCTGGATTATTTGATCAATCCATAACCGAGATTAGTCTGAAATATTTGATTTATAAAAGAATATATAAACAGCTGTTTGGAATGAATTACACCAATTATGTACAAGTATGATCCAAGAGCGTTCCACTGGACCAATATCTTTTGTCCTGTTCCTCCTTATTCCTTTGTCCTTTCTCTTGTTTTAGACATCATATGAACCTTAAAAGCCTATTCATGGTCGAGAAATCTGTTTCTGTTCTTGTCATTGCCATTCTTTTCGTCACCTTAGCAAATGACACGCTGTCTGTATACCTCAATTCTAGTTCTTGCATTACGCAGAGTTGTAGTAATGGAGTGAAGATATCATACCCCTTCTGGATTCCTGAGAAACAGCCATCGTACTGTGGCTTACCATCTTATAATGTCACCTGCAACAAACAAAAGCCACTTCTTCATATTTCTGGTGACGAATTTATCATTAAGGAAGTATTTTACACAAACAACTCGATTCTGCTAGCCAAAGcagatatgtttgatgaagaCAACAGCTGTCCAGTACCAAGACATAATTTTAGCATCAGGGGTACTCCATTTTCCTCGGGTCCTAACACTGCagatctcttcttcttctatgaCTGCACTCAACCATATGAAAGTGAGACATATGCTGTGGATTGTGCCCGCAATGCTACTCATCATTCTTTTGCGGTTTTTCATACTGAGCTTCTGGAGCACTATAATTATTCAGTCGAATCGTGTCAGGATCCTGTTTATGCCCTTGTTGAGACTGATTCTCTAGATAGATTGCTAAAGATGAACTACACACAAGTTCTGCAAAAGGGATTCTTTCTGCAGTGGGATGGGACTAATTGTAGAGATTGCCAGAATAGTGGAGGCCGTTGTGGTGCTCAGAGTAATGAATTTGTGTGCATCTGCAAAGACCAAACCCAACCAAGAACATGCTTTCATGGTATATCTAAATACAGTTATAAGTTTAATTCCATGTTTAAACAGATTTCCATTTATTGAGTAGAGAATATCTCCGTAATTCCTAGAATAAAAAGGCAAACCATTCTTTTATTTATCGATCATATTAAAGGAAGAAACATTTCCAATTTAGATGATAGCAGCTGATTAGTTATGCTTTACTAGATACATTACGGTTGTTGGTATCATTTGATCACCTATCACGTTTCATTTCAGGAAGAAACAACATCGGATTACAGGTTGGCATAGGTGATTGTCCTTTGAATTTGTTCAGTTCgattcttttttttcctcctcGTTTCAAGAATGATGAATCTCCAATACACATTTCTTCTTCCAGGTGTTAGTGCAGCTGCATTTGCTTCTTTGATGGCAGGTATATTATTCCTTATCTATCGTCGTAGACAGAACAAAAGTTATGCTGGTTCGTCCTTGTTCACTAGAAGCATTCGTTCCTATCCATCCTCCACTAAAGATCCTGAAAAGGCTAATATAGCTATGGGTGTTCACCTCTTTGACTACAATGAACTGGAAGAAGCCACTAACAATTTTGATTCCAAGAAGGAGCTTGGAGATGGTGGATATGGCACAGTATACAAAGGTAGGAAAAGTGATTAAAATTGGATTTTTTACTGATAATGTGTGACTGAACCTAAACACTTGATTGCTTCATCAAACATTTGGTTGAATATGATATGCTTGTAGGTAAACTTCGAGATGGACGTGTCGTTGCTGTAAAACATTTATATGAAAACAACTGCAAGAGGGTAGAACAATTCATGAATGAAATTGATATATTAACACGGTTGCATCATCCAAATCTTGTCACTCTTTACGGATGCACATCTCACCATTCCCGTGAACTTCTACTGGTTTATGAATACATTCCCAATGGCACAGTTGCTGATCATCTACACGGTGGAGATTCAGAGCGCAGATCGCTTTCATGGAATACACGAATGAAAATTGCCATAGAAACAGCAAATGCACTTGCCTATCTCCATGCTTCAGATGTCATCCACCGAGATGTAAAAACTAATAATATCCTTCTCGACAACAATTTCTGTGTTAAAGTAGCAGATTTTGGCTTGTCTCGGCTATTCCCATTGGATGTTACGCATGTATCAACAGCTCCACAGGGCACTCCTGGATATGTTGATCCTGAGTACTACGAGTGCTATCAGCTCACTGACAAAAGTGATGTTTATAGCTTCGGAGTGGTATTAATTGAGTTTATATCATCACTGCCTGCTGTTGATATCTGTAGGCACCGGCATGAAATTAATTTGTCAAATATGGCCATCAACAAGATTCAAAGCAATGCATTACACGAGTTGGTGGATTCAAATCTTGGATTCGACACCGATGATAAAGTAAGGTCAATGATAACTGCAGTGGCAGAGTTAGCATTCCAGTGTCTACAGAATGATGGGGATATGAGGCCGTCTATGCAGGAAGTTGTGGAGGCTCTGCTGAGAATTCGGAGAATGAATAAAACGGGGGTAACAGAGAAGAGCTATCCTGATGATGATGCAGGGTTGTCGAAGAATAACACGTCATTAGACTCACCTGATTCGGATACTGCAAAAGGGAGTAGCAGTTCAACAACACCCAATGCCAGTACCTAGTTTTTGGTTCTCTAAGGTGGCACTTGTGAACCTGTCATGTTGGTTTccgaaacttgaattacatacaCTTTGATTACCTTCGTTTTCTCTATAAAAGAGGATGTACATATGTCAGTGCAGCTCGTTTAACTTGGCCACTTTAATTCGATGTGATCTTCTcaattcttttttctctttgatCTTCACAAGTCTGctgatttatttttgtagttgtaCATGTTTAATTTAGTACCTTGCAGTAGAAGAATATGATTAATTTTACAAGGGAGCCAAGAGTACATTATCTGTAGTATAGTATGCCAATTGACTGATTTTGATAAAAGTTCAGTGCTCTTGATCAAGACACAcagtttttactttttaaaatccAGATTCTACGTGTTCAATCCATTCTACTGATTTAGCTTTAATTTTCTTTACTCAAGGGTTGGTTTCAGCACAGTGCTCTTTCATCAAGAGCTATGCTGCTCGAACTTTTCAATAATGTCGATGGGTTCATTTCAGATCCTCTATTAGTAATGTACTTTTTGAGGATTTGACACCGTTAAGacaagagttcgagcaacatagatCAAGTGTACATATGAATGATGTCTtgctcttcttcttgtttttctttttttatattaggGGTTTAGGGGGGTGATGAGTGATATATATGAGACCACTGTTGATCTGATAAACTGAAGAATTAGAGCAGCTCATTCATCTCGTTATCCATACGAACTGGTTTTATGCTATTGAGGCACCCAAGAATTATGAGCTTGTTCTAAACATTCTGATGGAACTTTCCAAATACATGCATATAAGAAGAAATGTAAGCTTTCTGTATGGAGAAACAGTTCAAAATCTGAAGAGGATTAAAGACCAGGCTTCATAAATGATAAACATTCCTTAGGTTCACCCTCGTAGAATATACTAAAATACTTTCTTCACTGTAAATAATTCCAATCAAACTCATTTAAGAAAAAAACAAGTTCACTACTTCTGGAATGTTTCGTCTTTGGCAGCTGTGAAAATACATATACGCctatgaaattgctgatgcttcaGTGGAACAATGTGATGAACTGGATGGAGAAATTAAGGAGGCGTTCAATGGTATTGCCTGTGTGGTCAAAGAATGTCTTCCTGAACAATAAGGAGTACATAATAATGGTTTTGGTGGGATTTCTAAGATCAGGCTTCCTTCTAACATGTCAATTACCTTGCTCATTGATGGCCTTTGTGCTGGATCGGTTTGGATGCACCACAGACCTACTAATATCATCTTCCTAgcagtttcttcttcttctttgcttatAATCCCATGTAGCTTTAGGTCATCGTCTAGCTGAACATGTTGATATGCCCAGTAAGGAAAATATATCTCACTTGTATGGCTCACTTCTTCCTTGACATTTTTTCTTCCTCCGACCATTTCTAGAACCATCATTCCATAACTATAGACATCAGACTTGTGTGAGACTCGTCCAAAGCTCCTACTGATTACTTCGGGAGCAATGAAACCAATCGTACCTCGTGCTCCTAACATGGATACAATGCTTCCTTTCCTGGTGCATAGTTTTGCCAAACCAAAATCGGATATCTTAGGACAGAATTCCTCATCCAGGAGTATGTTATGAGGCTTTATGTCAAAATGCAAAATTCTCTTGTTGCATCCTCGGTGAAGATACTCCAATCCTTTAGCAATTCCTACGGCAATTTGATACAACCTGTGAAGTCCCAAGAGAGGAACATCGCCATATATGTATTTCTCGAGGGATCCATTTAGCATGAAGTCATAAATAAGAGCTCTGTTCCTCCCATCAAGACAATATCCTAAAAGAGACACGACATTGACATGAGAAGTCTGGCTGATGCTTGCAACTTCATTGATAAATTCTTCTCCATCACCTTTAGATGCTTTTAAAATCTTCACTGCAACTGCACGGCCATCAGAAATTTCACCTTTGTAGACCCCTCCATAACCTCCTTCACCAAGCTTATCTTTGAATCCATGCGTCATTTTCTTGATTTCCCAATAGCGGTATCTCCTTGGTGCCAGAGAACCATATTGCTTAAGTAACGCCTCCAGACTCTGATCTTCTGTTTTGCCGTTAATTAATCTTAAGCACTTGTAGAATGACTTTCTATACTGTGTGTACCAGATCCCGAAGCAGATTAACATCCCAATTCCAGCAACTGAAATTGCTATTACCAGATGAAGGGATTTTATTTATGGGGTGAGAGAATATTGGATCTCATGCAGGCTACAAATTGTTCAATTAAAAATGAACATGAAGTAGGAAGAAGAGAGACATACCTGTTGTCAACTTGAGTAAATGAATCTTTCTTGCAAATTGAATGTTTGGTTGCATCAAATACGCCGGTGGCTTGCCATTATCTCGGCAAGTAAAAGGAAAAGTTGTGTCTCCACAACGACAACGAAACTCTTGATCAAATTCACATACACCTCCTGAATCCTGACATGCCAAACAGCCACCTGAGGCATCACTGTAATCCACTTCAAACCCCTCATTCACAGCATCTTGCAGCGTTAGAGTTGAGTCCCACAATTTCTTATAAGCAGTAGAAACAAGAGGAACCAGTATGGTGAAGGAACATCCTAGAACATTCGTAACAATTTCATCAGTAAAGAACACCCCAGTGTTGATTGTTCCAATTATAGAACAACTAATATTGCTCTGCAGCTGTACGTTGGACAGGACACCAGGACTGCAGCCATAGTGTATGTTTATAAATGTAGTTCCTGGGACGTACCTGCAGTGATAGAGATTCCTGTAACTACATCCCTACTTCTTTTTCACACCAAATAATGGAACCAATAACTTGATCCGCCACTAATTAATTACCTGAGACCATTGACTAAGGTGGTGTTGTACTCGTAGAGATTGAACAAGGAAGGAGNNNNNNNNNNNNNNNNNNNNNNNNNNNNNNNNNNNNNNNNNNNNNNNNNNNNNNNNNNNNNNNNNNNNNNNNNNNNNNNNNNNNNNNNNNNNNNNNNNNNNNNNNNNNNNNNNNNNNNNNNNNNNNNNNNNNNNNNNNNNNNNNNNNNNNNNNNNNNNNNNNNNNNNNNNNNNNNNNNNNNNNNNNNNNNNNNNNNNNNNNNNNNNNNNNNNNNNNNNNNNNNNNNNNNNNNNNNNNNNNNNNNNNNNNNNNNNNNNNNNNNNNNNNNNNNNNNNNNNNNNNNNNNNNNNNNNNNNNNNNNNNNNNNNNNNNNNNNNNNNNNNNNNNNNNNNNNNNNNNNNNNNNNNNNNNNNNNNNNNNNNNNNNNNNNNNNNNNNNNNNNNNNNNNNNNNNNNNNNNNNNNNNNNNNNNNNNNNNNNNNNNNNNNNNNNNNNNNNNNNNNNNNNNNNNNNNNNNNNNNNNNNNNNNNNNNNNNNNNNNNNNNNNNNNNNNNNNNNNNNNNNNNNNNNNNNNNNNNNNNNNNNNNNNNNNNNNNNNNNNNNNNNNNNNNNNNNNNNNNNNNNNNNNNNNNNNNNNNNNNNNNNNNNNNNNNNNNNNNNNNNNNNNNNNNNNNNNNNNNNNNNNNNNNNNNNNNNNNNNNNNNNNNNNNNNNNNNNNNNNNNNNNNNNNNNNNNNNNNNNNNNNNNNNNNNNNNNNNNNNNNNNNNNNNNNNNNNNNNNNNNNNNNNNNNNNNNNNNNNNNNNNNNNNNNNNNNNNNNNNNNNNNNNNNNNNNNNNNNNNNNNNNNNNNNNNNNNNNNNNNNNNNNNNNNNNNNNNNNNNNNNNNNNNNNNNNNNNNNNNNNNNNNNNNNNNNNNNNNNNNNNNNNNNNNNNNNNNNNNNNNNNNNNNNNNNNNNNNNNNNNNNNNNNNNNNNNNNNNNNNNNNNNNNNNNNNNNNNNNNNNNNNNNNNNNNNNNNNNNNNNNNNNNNNNNNNNNNNNNNNNNNNNNNNNNNNNNNNNNNNNNNNNNNNNNNNNNNNNNNNNNNNNNNNNNNNNNNNNNNNNNNNNNNNNNNNNNNNNNNNNNNNNNNNNNNNNNNNNNNNNNNNNNNNNNNNNNNNNNNNNNNNNNNNNNNNNNNNNNNNNNNNNNNNNNNNNNNNNNNNNNNNNNNNNNNNNNNNNNNNNNNNNNNNNNNNNNNNNNNNNNNNNNNNNNNNNNNNNNNNNNNNNNNNNNNNNNNNNNNNNNNNNNNNNNNNNNNNNNNNNNNNNNNNNNNNNNNNNNNNNNNNNNNNNNNNNNNNNNNNNNNNNNNNNNNNNNNNNNNNNNNNNNNNNNNNNNNNNNNNNNNNNNNNNNNNNNNNNNNNNNNNNNNNNNNNNNNNNNNNNNNNNNNNNNNNNNNNNNNNNNNNNNNNNNNNNNNNNNNNNNNNNNNNNNNNNNNNNNNNNNNNNNNNNNNNNNNNNNNNNNNNNNNNNNNNNNNNNN
Proteins encoded:
- the LOC107850735 gene encoding LEAF RUST 10 DISEASE-RESISTANCE LOCUS RECEPTOR-LIKE PROTEIN KINASE-like 1.2 isoform X1; amino-acid sequence: MNLKSLFMVEKSVSVLVIAILFVTLANDTLSVYLNSSSCITQSCSNGVKISYPFWIPEKQPSYCGLPSYNVTCNKQKPLLHISGDEFIIKEVFYTNNSILLAKADMFDEDNSCPVPRHNFSIRGTPFSSGPNTADLFFFYDCTQPYESETYAVDCARNATHHSFAVFHTELLEHYNYSVESCQDPVYALVETDSLDRLLKMNYTQVLQKGFFLQWDGTNCRDCQNSGGRCGAQSNEFVCICKDQTQPRTCFHGRNNIGLQVGIGVSAAAFASLMAGILFLIYRRRQNKSYAGSSLFTRSIRSYPSSTKDPEKANIAMGVHLFDYNELEEATNNFDSKKELGDGGYGTVYKGKLRDGRVVAVKHLYENNCKRVEQFMNEIDILTRLHHPNLVTLYGCTSHHSRELLLVYEYIPNGTVADHLHGGDSERRSLSWNTRMKIAIETANALAYLHASDVIHRDVKTNNILLDNNFCVKVADFGLSRLFPLDVTHVSTAPQGTPGYVDPEYYECYQLTDKSDVYSFGVVLIEFISSLPAVDICRHRHEINLSNMAINKIQSNALHELVDSNLGFDTDDKVRSMITAVAELAFQCLQNDGDMRPSMQEVVEALLRIRRMNKTGVTEKSYPDDDAGLSKNNTSLDSPDSDTAKGSSSSTTPNAST
- the LOC107850735 gene encoding LEAF RUST 10 DISEASE-RESISTANCE LOCUS RECEPTOR-LIKE PROTEIN KINASE-like 1.2 isoform X2; protein product: MNLKSLFMVEKSVSVLVIAILFVTLANDTLSVYLNSSSCITQSCSNGVKISYPFWIPEKQPSYCGLPSYNVTCNKQKPLLHISGDEFIIKEVFYTNNSILLAKADMFDEDNSCPVPRHNFSIRGTPFSSGPNTADLFFFYDCTQPYESETYAVDCARNATHHSFAVFHTELLEHYNYSVESCQDPVYALVETDSLDRLLKMNYTQVLQKGFFLQWDGTNCRDCQNSGGRCGAQSNEFVCICKDQTQPRTCFHGVSAAAFASLMAGILFLIYRRRQNKSYAGSSLFTRSIRSYPSSTKDPEKANIAMGVHLFDYNELEEATNNFDSKKELGDGGYGTVYKGKLRDGRVVAVKHLYENNCKRVEQFMNEIDILTRLHHPNLVTLYGCTSHHSRELLLVYEYIPNGTVADHLHGGDSERRSLSWNTRMKIAIETANALAYLHASDVIHRDVKTNNILLDNNFCVKVADFGLSRLFPLDVTHVSTAPQGTPGYVDPEYYECYQLTDKSDVYSFGVVLIEFISSLPAVDICRHRHEINLSNMAINKIQSNALHELVDSNLGFDTDDKVRSMITAVAELAFQCLQNDGDMRPSMQEVVEALLRIRRMNKTGVTEKSYPDDDAGLSKNNTSLDSPDSDTAKGSSSSTTPNAST